The DNA region AAAAAGGTATTGATCTCGAAGAACTGACTTTACACGTAGGTGCAGGTACTTTCAAACCCGTTAAAAGTGAAGAGATTGAAGGGCACGAAATGCATACGGAATATATTTCCGTGTCATGCGGAACCATTGAAAAGCTGATTGCACACAATGGAAAAGCAATTGCAGTAGGTACTACCTCCGTACGAACACTGGAAAGCCTTTACCATATCGGCGTTACCCTGCTGAAAAATCCGGATGCAACGGAAGAAGAGCTTCATGTGCATCAATGGCAACCTTATGAAACAGCTGAAGAAGCTGCAAACATCACATCTGTAAAAGCTCTGCAAGCTATACTTGACTATCTGAACCGTCACGATATGGAAGCCCTGCATACCAGCACGCAGATCATTATTGCACCGGGATACGACTACAAGATTGTATGTGCCATGGTCACTAATTTCCATCAACCGCAAAGTACATTGCTATTACTTGTTTCAGCTTTTGTAAAAGGCAACTGGCGCAAGATATATGACTTCGCATTAGGTCACGACTTCCGTTTTCTGAGTTATGGAGATTCTTCATTATTAATACCGTAAAATTATGAACAGCGATAACAACCAAGAAATGTTTCCTATTGTCGACGAACAAGGAAATATCACAGGTGCCGCTACACGTGGCGAATGCCACAGTGGTAGCAGACTCTTGCATCCGGTCATTCACCTTCACGTTTTTAATTCCAAAGGCGAACTGTATATGCAGAAACGTCCCGAATGGAAAGATATTCAGCCGGGAAAGTGGGATACTTCCGTAGGAGGACATGTAGACCTGGGCGAAAGTGTAGAAATGGCATTGAAGCGCGAAGTACGGGAAGAGTTAGGCATCACCGACTTTACTCCCGAAACCATTACAAGTTACGTTTTTGAATCCGCACGCGAGAAAGAGCTTGTCTTTGTACACAAAACGGTTTACGACGGCGAGATACAACCAAGCGATGAATTGGACGGTGGTCGTTTCTGGACCATAGAGGAGATTAAAGAGAATATGGGGAAAGGTGTGTTTACACCGAACTTTGAGGGGGAGATAGAGAAAGTAATCGAACCACTTTAACCTTGATACTAACTGAAATTATGCAGAACTTTATAAAAACATCTATTTAAAATAATCCTATTAATCTGCAACTTCTAAATAAAAAATCCCCCTAAACACTTGACATCGCTTCCTCGATATCGTATATTTGTATCGGTAAATCTATTTAAGATTCAATTTTAAATTAGTATAAACGGAGAGGCATCGCTTCTCCGTTCTTTTTTTATATCTACTGTCCCCATTTGAAATGCCACATGTCAGTTCCCCGAATGCCACACCTCAGTGGG from Bacteroides sp. MSB163 includes:
- a CDS encoding NUDIX hydrolase produces the protein MNSDNNQEMFPIVDEQGNITGAATRGECHSGSRLLHPVIHLHVFNSKGELYMQKRPEWKDIQPGKWDTSVGGHVDLGESVEMALKREVREELGITDFTPETITSYVFESAREKELVFVHKTVYDGEIQPSDELDGGRFWTIEEIKENMGKGVFTPNFEGEIEKVIEPL